TCCCCTTTTATAAACTCATTATTTACCAGACAGGTCTTAACCTCGATGATGATTTACCCTCATTTGCTTCATAAACTAACTTTGTTAAATCTTCCTTGAGCATTTGCATTCTTTCAGCGCCTATGTTTTCAATCCAACGTTGTTCAATTTCAGTTAGTATCTTCTCTTTTGCTTGCACTACTAGCCAACCTTTTTCGGTCAAAACAATAATTTTCCCTCTCTTATCAGTTGGATGAGCTTTGCGCATTACATAACCACTTTTCTCAAGATAATCCACCATTTTACTCACAGCTTGCTTTGTAATTCCTAAATATTCGGCTAGTTCTATACCTGTCGCTCCATTAGGAGTGATGCATTTAAACATAAAACCGTGTACAGGTCTAATATCTCTAAATCCCAATTCACTCAATTTGTCATGTAGTTCATTGATTGATGCGCTAAAGGATAATGACAAAAGTGACGTAAGGTCCAATTCACTAAATACTTGATGACTCATACATAAAACCTCCTTAAATAAAGTCAATACGGTTGACTACATCCAATTTCTATTGTACTATATGGAATATAGTCAATCAAATTGACTATAATTAGTTATAAGAGAAATAAGGGATTCAACGAAACAAAAATTAATAAATTATGGAGGTTTCTCATGGCTAACATCGTGAAAATTAGAGGAAGTGTGTTTGCCCCTTATGCTTGGTTAGAACCTATTAAAGATCCTACAACAGGAAAACTTTTTGAATATACTGGTGATGCACGTGAATTTACACCTTATGCTGTAAACACTATGCGTTCCAGAATTGAACAAGAAATAGTTGTAGATTTTTATAAAAAAGAAATTTTCACATATGCGAATACCGGCATAACAACAGAAAGAATCACAACTCCTGATGGTTCCGTTAATAAGAGAACAGGAAAAGCTAGTACGGAAAATATTTTGTGCACTGATGTTGTATGGAAGTCAAATGACGTCAAATTTAAAATGACTGCAAGTGCTAGCAACCCATTAAATGTATATGCACCTCCTGTTGACTACCTATTAACTGTACATGTCCAAAAAGATGGTACTGTCGATATTGAAGGTGCACATGATGGATTCCCTTGTTATGAATTTTATAAGCAAGTAAATTTTGGTCTGTTTGAGAAAATTCATACACATGACTTCAGAGAAACTGGTGATACAGCTGAAGCTCTAGGTGGAGACATGGAGTATAGTTTTAAAAAGATATTATAAAGAACAATATACTACCCTTTTTATTAAATAAATATATAACAACGTCAAAGAGTGAGTAACAGGAGGAAAAGAGAATGACAACAGTTTTATTTGTAAAAGCAAACAATCGTCCAGCAAATCAATCAGTTAGCGTAAAATTATATTATGCTTTTTTAGCAAGTTATAAAGAATCTCATCCAAATGAGACGGTAGTAGAGCTTGATTTATACAACGAGGAATTGCCATATGTAGGAGTAGATATGATTAACGGCACATTTAAGTCTAGTAGAGGATTTGATTTAACAGCAGAAGAAGCAAAAGCAGTAGCTGTTGCGGATAAATATTTAGATCAATTCCTTGCAGCTGATAAAGTTGTTTTTGGTTTCCCATTATGGAATTTAACAATCCCAGCTGTATTACACACATATATTGATTACTTAAA
This genomic stretch from Bacillus pseudomycoides harbors:
- a CDS encoding MarR family transcriptional regulator, producing MSHQVFSELDLTSLLSLSFSASINELHDKLSELGFRDIRPVHGFMFKCITPNGATGIELAEYLGITKQAVSKMVDYLEKSGYVMRKAHPTDKRGKIIVLTEKGWLVVQAKEKILTEIEQRWIENIGAERMQMLKEDLTKLVYEANEGKSSSRLRPVW
- a CDS encoding DUF3238 domain-containing protein — encoded protein: MANIVKIRGSVFAPYAWLEPIKDPTTGKLFEYTGDAREFTPYAVNTMRSRIEQEIVVDFYKKEIFTYANTGITTERITTPDGSVNKRTGKASTENILCTDVVWKSNDVKFKMTASASNPLNVYAPPVDYLLTVHVQKDGTVDIEGAHDGFPCYEFYKQVNFGLFEKIHTHDFRETGDTAEALGGDMEYSFKKIL
- a CDS encoding FMN-dependent NADH-azoreductase — its product is MTTVLFVKANNRPANQSVSVKLYYAFLASYKESHPNETVVELDLYNEELPYVGVDMINGTFKSSRGFDLTAEEAKAVAVADKYLDQFLAADKVVFGFPLWNLTIPAVLHTYIDYLNRAGKTFKYTSEGPVGLIGNKKIALLNASGGVYSEGPKAPMEMAVKYVASMMGFFGAKDIEKIVIEGHNQFPDKAEEIIAVGLEKAIKVASKF